A window of the Rhizobium viscosum genome harbors these coding sequences:
- a CDS encoding DUF932 domain-containing protein translates to MNTVIPNPRPTSSGFKVDISRGERIGRVSSEWFSRPDDERYLSLSDLHRAVSGRTDRARVRTVETAEIRVEATRDNAERLSLIAPGGREPLAPTHWSFGQLCSLASAPASYMRQLPAPLAAINLQHGLLNHNAEMVKTLEMDDGRLELRAVTGPEYGRIWDKDLIAAIMKIAGNGTGDTIWKVPGLLDWSTMTHNPFVDITKDTTTLYASDRDVFVFLCDDTHPIEAGRLPNGEPDLYFRGFYAWNSEVGSKTLGIAGFYLRAVCANRNLWGVENFEEITIRHSKFAAQRFAHEAAPALTNFANSSPAPFIAGIRAARERVVARNEDDRSEFLRKRGFSKTETGKIIETVLSEEGRPPESIFDFVQGITALARGRTHQDTRLELEGKAKKLLESAT, encoded by the coding sequence ATGAACACCGTGATTCCCAACCCGCGACCGACATCATCCGGATTCAAGGTCGATATATCCCGCGGCGAACGTATCGGCCGTGTTTCGTCAGAATGGTTTTCGCGCCCTGACGACGAACGCTATCTGTCCCTTTCCGATTTGCATCGCGCCGTCAGCGGCAGAACGGATCGAGCGCGCGTTCGGACGGTCGAGACCGCGGAGATCCGCGTCGAGGCGACCCGCGACAATGCCGAGCGACTATCCCTAATCGCTCCTGGCGGGCGCGAGCCCTTGGCCCCGACGCACTGGAGCTTCGGTCAGCTCTGCAGCCTGGCCAGTGCACCGGCGAGCTATATGCGCCAGCTACCCGCCCCGCTGGCGGCAATCAACCTCCAGCACGGGCTCCTCAACCACAATGCGGAAATGGTCAAGACCCTGGAGATGGACGACGGCCGCCTTGAACTACGGGCGGTGACCGGTCCCGAATATGGCCGGATCTGGGATAAGGATTTGATCGCCGCCATCATGAAGATTGCTGGCAATGGCACGGGCGACACGATCTGGAAAGTTCCCGGTCTGCTCGACTGGTCGACGATGACCCACAATCCCTTCGTCGACATCACGAAGGATACAACAACACTCTACGCAAGCGATCGCGACGTGTTCGTGTTTCTTTGCGACGACACCCATCCGATCGAGGCTGGGCGACTGCCGAATGGCGAACCCGATTTGTATTTCCGCGGCTTCTATGCCTGGAACAGCGAGGTGGGTTCGAAAACACTCGGAATTGCAGGCTTCTATTTGCGGGCAGTGTGCGCCAACAGGAATCTCTGGGGCGTCGAAAACTTCGAGGAGATCACCATCCGCCACTCGAAATTTGCAGCTCAGCGTTTTGCCCATGAAGCCGCCCCGGCGTTGACGAACTTCGCCAATTCCTCGCCCGCGCCGTTCATTGCCGGCATTCGCGCTGCCCGTGAGCGCGTCGTCGCCCGAAATGAAGACGATCGCTCGGAATTCCTGCGCAAGCGCGGCTTCTCGAAGACCGAAACCGGCAAGATCATCGAGACTGTTCTTTCCGAAGAGGGGAGACCGCCCGAGTCTATTTTCGATTTCGTGCAAGGCATCACCGCGCTCGCGCGGGGGAGGACGCATCAAGACACACGGCTCGAACTCGAAGGCAAGGCGAAAAAACTGCTTGAAAGCGCCACCTGA
- a CDS encoding antitoxin produces the protein MPHFAKVFQSGNSQAVRLPKEFRFNVDRVEVIQEGDALVLRPHVGHDEAWGSLKAALARGMSDDFLSSGRDQPQPQDRPDLDTVFR, from the coding sequence ATGCCCCATTTCGCAAAAGTATTCCAATCCGGCAACTCGCAGGCGGTCCGCCTTCCCAAGGAGTTCCGCTTCAACGTCGATCGCGTCGAGGTCATCCAGGAGGGCGACGCCCTAGTGCTGCGCCCGCATGTCGGGCACGACGAGGCGTGGGGGTCGCTCAAGGCGGCGTTGGCGCGCGGGATGAGCGACGACTTCCTGTCGAGCGGCCGCGACCAGCCCCAGCCGCAAGATCGGCCAGATCTTGATACGGTGTTCCGGTGA
- a CDS encoding type II toxin-antitoxin system prevent-host-death family antitoxin — protein sequence MRQFTTGDLNKQVGDVTDAAAREPVVLTKHRKPRFVLMSYEHYERMRSGGDPRQAYHVSEMPQEHRGLFLAEIDRLARGEGYDDEP from the coding sequence ATGCGGCAGTTCACAACAGGCGATCTCAACAAGCAGGTAGGCGACGTCACCGACGCCGCTGCACGCGAACCTGTCGTGCTCACCAAGCACCGGAAACCCCGCTTTGTCTTGATGAGCTATGAGCACTACGAGCGCATGCGCTCCGGTGGTGACCCGCGCCAAGCCTATCACGTTTCCGAGATGCCGCAGGAGCACCGCGGGCTTTTCCTGGCCGAGATAGACCGGCTGGCGCGTGGCGAGGGCTACGACGATGAGCCGTGA
- a CDS encoding DUF1173 domain-containing protein — protein sequence MRTFTIGDRVVEESSPELGAVLEQAYEQRLRPMCMCKAPPAPMYIARLEDQHLIKRMPLSGRDHDPACPSYEPPYELSGLGPLIGNAIQIDANGKARLKLDFTLTKRGPRAAASAPAESSEHGIRSEPRKLSLRAMLHYLWEAGELTEWRSAWSGKRGWGRVRASLLNAAGQMTARGAALSEMLFVPEVFHADDKDGIAARRAAALKSIQATGTGPRKLMMIVAEVKEFSAAREGRRIVLRHMPFPLMIEEGAWRRLAARHETELELWRSNEAFHLIVVATFGVSAAGIATIEEVALMVVNEHWLPFEDIHELRLLQKLSHLKQKSVKGLRFNLPRDAPIVSVTLPEQKPASVAMFIVPASAGDDYEQALADMIEARPEITPWVWRVADGEIPHLP from the coding sequence GTGCGAACATTCACGATTGGCGATCGGGTGGTCGAGGAATCCTCGCCTGAATTGGGGGCTGTCCTCGAGCAGGCTTACGAGCAACGGCTGCGGCCGATGTGCATGTGCAAGGCGCCCCCGGCACCAATGTATATCGCGCGGCTCGAAGATCAGCATCTTATCAAGCGGATGCCGCTTTCGGGTCGCGATCACGATCCTGCCTGCCCTTCCTATGAGCCGCCTTACGAGCTTTCCGGCCTTGGGCCACTGATCGGGAACGCGATCCAGATCGATGCGAACGGCAAGGCCCGCCTGAAACTGGACTTTACGCTAACGAAGCGCGGGCCTCGCGCCGCCGCCAGTGCACCGGCTGAATCGTCCGAACATGGTATCCGCAGCGAGCCGAGGAAATTGTCGCTGCGGGCGATGCTGCACTATCTCTGGGAAGCGGGTGAACTGACCGAATGGCGTTCGGCCTGGTCGGGCAAACGTGGCTGGGGTCGGGTACGGGCAAGCCTTCTCAATGCGGCCGGTCAAATGACGGCAAGAGGCGCGGCCTTGAGCGAAATGCTCTTTGTACCGGAAGTCTTTCATGCCGACGACAAGGATGGGATCGCCGCCCGGCGCGCGGCGGCGCTCAAGAGCATCCAGGCGACCGGCACGGGTCCGCGCAAGCTGATGATGATCGTGGCCGAGGTGAAGGAGTTTTCCGCGGCGCGCGAGGGGCGAAGGATCGTCCTGCGGCACATGCCCTTTCCACTGATGATCGAGGAGGGCGCATGGCGGCGGCTCGCCGCGCGCCATGAGACGGAGCTCGAACTGTGGCGATCGAACGAGGCATTCCATCTGATTGTCGTCGCCACCTTCGGCGTTTCGGCTGCCGGCATTGCAACGATCGAAGAGGTTGCCCTGATGGTGGTCAACGAGCACTGGCTGCCGTTCGAGGATATTCACGAGCTGCGGCTTCTGCAAAAGCTGAGCCACCTCAAGCAAAAGAGCGTCAAAGGATTGCGTTTCAATCTGCCACGCGATGCGCCGATCGTATCGGTGACATTGCCGGAACAGAAACCGGCTTCCGTGGCGATGTTCATCGTGCCGGCAAGCGCCGGAGACGATTATGAGCAAGCGCTTGCAGACATGATCGAGGCGCGGCCCGAGATTACACCCTGGGTCTGGCGAGTGGCCGACGGCGAAATCCCCCACCTGCCTTGA
- a CDS encoding DUF7146 domain-containing protein, whose product MLSASDLADRLARDAEAVCRHYLSAGHRAGNYWIVGDVANSKGKSLYVHLTGPRRGRWADAATAQHGDLLDLVRETCGLVDFRDVADEARRFLNEPRSGPAESKLAFLRSDDSLDSTPVERPAGERARRLFCMTQPLSGTLADSYLRRRGILRASLHAALRFHPSCYYRDLVTGRTTSYPALIAAVTDRIGTITGVHRTWLDPNGDGKARVDDPRRALGGLLGNAVRFRFPVHGPVPVMIAGEGLESILSLSHVMPGMPMVSALTANHLAAFRPPAGCQRLYVAGDADAAGRHGIEGLSRRAQALGILPLVLTPELGDFNEDLRRLGADRLMTNLRAQLAPEDAQALLPA is encoded by the coding sequence ATGCTCTCCGCCTCGGACTTGGCGGATCGTCTTGCGCGCGATGCCGAGGCGGTCTGCCGTCACTACCTCTCCGCTGGCCATCGGGCCGGCAATTACTGGATCGTCGGCGATGTCGCCAACAGCAAGGGCAAGTCGCTCTATGTGCATCTCACCGGCCCTCGCAGGGGTCGATGGGCGGATGCAGCGACAGCGCAACATGGCGATCTGCTCGATCTCGTGCGGGAAACCTGCGGGCTTGTCGATTTCCGCGACGTCGCCGATGAGGCGAGGCGTTTCCTGAACGAACCCCGGTCCGGTCCGGCCGAATCCAAATTGGCATTTTTGCGCAGTGACGACTCTCTTGACAGCACGCCGGTAGAAAGACCGGCTGGAGAACGTGCAAGACGCCTGTTCTGTATGACGCAGCCGCTCTCCGGCACGCTGGCCGACAGCTATCTGCGCCGGCGCGGCATCCTGCGCGCCTCGTTGCATGCCGCGCTGCGCTTTCATCCGTCCTGCTATTATCGTGACCTTGTGACCGGCAGGACGACCAGCTATCCGGCGCTGATCGCAGCCGTGACCGATCGCATCGGCACGATCACCGGCGTGCATCGCACCTGGCTTGACCCGAACGGAGACGGAAAGGCGAGGGTCGACGATCCCCGCCGCGCGCTTGGCGGGTTGCTTGGCAATGCGGTGCGGTTCCGCTTTCCCGTCCACGGCCCGGTGCCGGTCATGATCGCGGGCGAAGGTCTCGAAAGCATCTTGTCGCTCTCGCACGTGATGCCCGGCATGCCGATGGTGTCGGCCCTGACAGCCAATCACCTTGCCGCCTTCCGGCCGCCAGCCGGATGCCAGCGCCTCTATGTTGCCGGCGACGCGGATGCCGCCGGCCGGCATGGCATTGAGGGATTGAGCCGCCGGGCGCAGGCGCTCGGCATCCTTCCGCTGGTCTTGACGCCGGAACTCGGCGACTTCAACGAGGACCTGCGCCGGCTGGGAGCTGACCGGCTCATGACAAATCTTCGGGCACAGCTCGCACCGGAAGACGCTCAAGCCCTTCTGCCCGCGTGA
- a CDS encoding conjugal transfer protein TraD produces the protein MTADRKQEAREKFLLGGIVVKAGLSKADRAFLLGSLLELARVAAGSLEHRRLRDIGEEAFKASSLSVEVSRAEEMMEWH, from the coding sequence ATGACGGCTGACCGAAAACAGGAGGCCCGCGAAAAATTCCTGCTCGGCGGTATCGTCGTCAAAGCGGGCTTGTCGAAGGCCGACCGGGCATTCCTGCTCGGCAGCCTGCTCGAACTGGCAAGAGTGGCAGCGGGCTCGCTGGAGCACCGGCGGCTGCGCGATATCGGCGAAGAGGCCTTCAAGGCCTCTTCGCTGAGTGTCGAGGTCTCGCGCGCCGAGGAGATGATGGAATGGCACTGA
- a CDS encoding TraC family protein, which produces MAAKSSLSDLDAQIEKLRERRRFLIVKSAERFARAATKSGLAEMEIADEEVDRIFEEIAARFRSREKTGSGGAPVPARRSTDSAAGTPKTVSNDG; this is translated from the coding sequence ATGGCGGCCAAATCATCGCTTTCCGATCTCGATGCCCAGATCGAGAAGCTTCGAGAGCGCAGACGTTTTCTGATAGTTAAATCCGCAGAGCGCTTCGCCAGGGCCGCCACGAAATCGGGGCTGGCGGAGATGGAGATCGCGGACGAGGAGGTGGATCGGATCTTCGAAGAGATCGCCGCGCGATTTCGCAGCCGAGAGAAGACAGGGTCTGGAGGCGCACCTGTTCCGGCGCGTCGATCAACGGATAGCGCGGCTGGAACGCCGAAGACGGTTTCAAATGACGGCTGA
- the vapC gene encoding type II toxin-antitoxin system tRNA(fMet)-specific endonuclease VapC — MISHLLDTNAVIALIGRKSDRLTTRIFESEQGSIALSTIVVHELYYGAHKSARIEHNLETLRLFLADFSILDFDRNDAFVAGEIRSALAAKGTPIGPYDVLIAGQAKARGLILVTNNVGEFNRVAGLRIEDWTR, encoded by the coding sequence GTGATTTCTCATCTGCTGGATACGAATGCGGTGATCGCGCTGATCGGCCGTAAATCCGACAGGCTCACAACGCGGATTTTCGAGAGCGAACAAGGCAGCATCGCCTTGTCGACGATCGTCGTTCACGAGCTTTATTATGGGGCTCACAAGAGCGCGCGGATCGAACACAACCTCGAAACCCTGCGGCTGTTTCTGGCCGATTTTTCCATTCTCGATTTCGACCGGAACGATGCCTTCGTCGCCGGTGAGATCCGATCGGCACTCGCCGCGAAGGGCACGCCGATCGGCCCTTACGACGTGCTGATCGCAGGGCAGGCAAAGGCTCGCGGGCTGATACTGGTCACCAATAACGTTGGTGAGTTCAATCGGGTCGCGGGCCTACGGATCGAGGATTGGACGCGGTAG
- a CDS encoding RES family NAD+ phosphorylase: MTPLPIALGGSELIAWRLDHTAYAPTWDSGEGAYRVGGRWNSKGVRAVYCSIDPSTAILEVAVHKGFRTLDTVPHILTAAVITDITEVHVVNPASVPNPNWLHPRIPSAGQQAFGDDLLRQHRFVAIPSAVSTHSWNLIFVASQAAGSYSLKLQETFALDTRPHPPATT, encoded by the coding sequence ATGACGCCTCTACCGATTGCCCTCGGGGGCTCCGAGCTGATCGCATGGCGGCTCGACCACACCGCCTATGCCCCTACCTGGGATAGCGGCGAAGGCGCCTATCGTGTGGGCGGTCGCTGGAACAGCAAGGGCGTGCGCGCAGTCTATTGCTCCATCGACCCTTCGACCGCCATCCTGGAAGTCGCGGTCCACAAAGGGTTTCGCACCCTCGACACGGTTCCACATATCCTCACGGCGGCCGTCATCACGGATATCACCGAGGTCCATGTCGTCAACCCGGCAAGCGTTCCTAATCCGAACTGGCTGCATCCGCGCATTCCGAGCGCAGGACAGCAGGCGTTCGGAGATGACCTTCTGAGGCAACACCGGTTCGTCGCGATCCCGAGCGCGGTGTCCACCCATAGCTGGAATCTGATCTTCGTCGCAAGCCAGGCAGCCGGCAGCTATTCGCTGAAGCTTCAGGAAACGTTTGCACTTGACACCCGCCCGCACCCGCCAGCGACGACATGA
- the parS gene encoding type II RES/Xre toxin-antitoxin system antitoxin — translation MALAAERALPEANGTELQKVVELLGGTRVLSRRLTSALDAHELLLGGLPASALDYLVGNLVVIGKNESLEKAVGMSLRTWQRRKDAPSKPLSQEQSGRAWKFAEILAKATDVLGTQAEAEQWLERPAIGLDQRRPIDLLGTPAGVELVEDYLERLEYGVYA, via the coding sequence ATGGCACTTGCAGCGGAAAGAGCGCTTCCGGAAGCGAACGGCACGGAATTACAAAAGGTCGTAGAGCTGCTCGGCGGCACGCGCGTGTTGTCGCGCCGGCTGACGAGCGCGCTCGACGCTCACGAGCTGTTGCTCGGTGGGTTGCCCGCCTCCGCGCTCGACTATCTTGTCGGCAACCTCGTTGTTATCGGGAAAAACGAGTCGCTGGAGAAGGCTGTCGGCATGAGCCTCAGGACATGGCAGCGCCGTAAGGATGCGCCGTCCAAACCGTTGAGTCAGGAGCAGAGCGGCCGGGCGTGGAAGTTCGCCGAGATCCTGGCGAAAGCGACGGATGTCCTGGGAACGCAGGCGGAAGCCGAGCAGTGGCTGGAGCGTCCCGCGATCGGGCTCGATCAGCGCCGCCCGATCGACCTGCTCGGGACGCCTGCCGGCGTCGAACTGGTCGAGGACTATCTGGAACGGCTTGAATATGGCGTCTATGCATGA
- a CDS encoding DUF2493 domain-containing protein, which translates to MNLTLPIDDAFEPHHTSSPTDRFIYEMQIYGHRPFQDEPDPRPLPEEPVVQSALTAMFDAMFEMLGDTRLEPDLEDLLWATVNLFHRAGERIQRELQRNEDAQRTGQREQDGSEVKSVELERYVTEGITLLERRNAFEFMRDYAADLFETGTGSAWRPRTGSKVNHANMTAAMIDSRDFLSARRHAENTVLIPAGTKIAFGGGMDYNDHGRIWAALDKAHAKHADMILLHGGSPKGAERIASCWAQARKVTQIAFKPDWNKHAKAAPFRRNDEMLSVLPSGVIIFPGSGITGNLRDKARRLGINVWELKGDGA; encoded by the coding sequence ATGAACCTGACCCTTCCCATCGACGACGCTTTCGAGCCCCACCACACGTCTTCTCCGACCGACCGCTTCATCTACGAGATGCAGATCTACGGCCATCGCCCCTTCCAGGACGAACCGGATCCGCGACCGCTGCCGGAAGAGCCGGTCGTCCAGTCGGCGCTGACCGCGATGTTCGACGCCATGTTCGAGATGCTCGGCGACACGCGACTGGAACCCGATCTCGAAGACTTGCTGTGGGCGACCGTCAACCTCTTTCACCGCGCCGGCGAGCGCATCCAGCGCGAGCTTCAGCGCAACGAGGATGCCCAGCGGACGGGCCAGCGCGAGCAGGACGGCTCGGAGGTGAAAAGCGTCGAGCTTGAACGCTATGTCACCGAAGGCATCACGCTCCTCGAACGCCGCAACGCCTTCGAGTTCATGCGCGACTATGCAGCCGATCTCTTCGAGACTGGGACCGGCTCGGCATGGCGACCGCGCACCGGCTCCAAGGTCAACCACGCCAACATGACCGCGGCGATGATCGACTCCAGAGATTTCCTCTCTGCCCGCCGGCACGCCGAAAACACGGTGCTGATCCCGGCCGGCACGAAGATCGCCTTTGGTGGCGGCATGGACTACAACGATCACGGCCGGATCTGGGCCGCGCTCGACAAGGCCCATGCCAAGCACGCCGACATGATCCTGCTGCACGGCGGTTCGCCGAAGGGGGCCGAACGTATCGCCTCCTGCTGGGCGCAGGCCCGGAAGGTCACCCAGATCGCCTTCAAGCCAGACTGGAACAAGCACGCCAAGGCCGCCCCATTCCGGCGCAACGACGAGATGCTTTCGGTTTTGCCATCAGGTGTCATCATCTTCCCCGGTTCCGGCATCACCGGCAACCTTCGCGACAAGGCCCGTCGGTTGGGCATCAATGTGTGGGAACTCAAAGGAGACGGCGCGTGA
- a CDS encoding DUF736 domain-containing protein, with amino-acid sequence MATTIATLTQKTDGSLEGVFATIRVNAPIAIVPNAQKASEDAPDFRIIHRRTGFEIGAGWNRIARQTGEEYLSVKLEAPEIGVIFGNLAQAPGGDPNRKVILWNNPA; translated from the coding sequence ATGGCCACCACTATCGCAACCCTGACGCAGAAGACCGACGGCAGTCTGGAGGGCGTCTTTGCCACCATTCGGGTCAATGCCCCGATCGCCATCGTCCCGAACGCCCAGAAGGCAAGCGAGGATGCGCCCGACTTCCGCATCATCCATCGCCGCACCGGCTTCGAGATCGGCGCGGGCTGGAACCGTATCGCCCGCCAGACCGGCGAGGAATACCTCTCGGTGAAGCTGGAAGCGCCGGAGATCGGCGTGATCTTCGGCAACCTCGCCCAGGCACCCGGCGGCGACCCGAACCGCAAGGTGATCCTCTGGAACAATCCAGCCTGA
- a CDS encoding HU family DNA-binding protein yields the protein MTTTNEIADKIAAEHSLTKAQGKAVVEAVFSAITAAATSGAETSIPGFGKFKVKDTPEREARNPATGATIKVAAQKKLAFTPAKALKDAMNK from the coding sequence ATGACCACGACCAACGAAATCGCAGACAAGATCGCCGCCGAACACAGCCTGACCAAGGCCCAGGGCAAGGCTGTCGTCGAAGCGGTATTTTCCGCCATCACGGCCGCCGCGACATCGGGTGCGGAAACGTCTATTCCGGGCTTCGGGAAGTTCAAAGTAAAGGATACGCCGGAGCGCGAAGCGCGCAATCCTGCGACCGGGGCGACGATCAAGGTCGCCGCGCAGAAAAAGCTGGCCTTCACCCCGGCGAAGGCGCTCAAGGATGCGATGAATAAATAA
- a CDS encoding WGR domain-containing protein, with product MIDSANSLDARGDRIDDAVMDDDIELTLLYRIDRARNMARFYCRSLEPTLLGGSALVRRWSRIGTTGRQKIELFDTAIEAVDVSPTASCAAVMSATSPQAKRKGSSRRKARRLRQQAPWIRQGLRNRARPAVAGCALPCVECVILVYTKPYIHP from the coding sequence ATGATTGATTCAGCAAACTCGTTGGACGCCCGCGGCGACAGGATCGATGATGCTGTCATGGATGACGACATCGAACTGACGCTGCTTTACAGGATCGACCGCGCCCGGAACATGGCGCGCTTTTATTGCCGTTCGCTCGAACCGACGTTGCTCGGCGGCAGCGCTCTGGTCCGTCGCTGGAGCAGGATCGGAACGACGGGTCGGCAGAAGATCGAACTTTTCGATACGGCCATTGAGGCCGTCGACGTCTCGCCAACCGCAAGCTGCGCCGCGGTTATGTCCGCAACGTCGCCACAGGCGAAGCGCAAGGGATCGTCACGCCGCAAGGCGCGAAGACTGCGGCAGCAGGCTCCGTGGATCAGGCAAGGCCTGCGAAATAGAGCCCGACCGGCGGTAGCCGGTTGCGCCCTCCCTTGTGTTGAGTGCGTCATACTCGTATATACTAAACCGTATATACACCCATAA
- the traG gene encoding Ti-type conjugative transfer system protein TraG: MALKRKTHPSLLLILVPITVTAITVYIADWRWMGLAVGMSGKTEYWFLRTAPMPALLFGPLAGLLTVWALPLHHRRPIAMTSLLCFLGVAGFYGLREYGRLAPPVERGMVTWDNALFYLDMIVVIGALCGFMAVAVAARISTVVPEQIKRARRATFGDADWLSMLAAGKLFPPNGEIVVGERYRVDKEIVHELPFDPNDSSTWGQGGKAPLLTYGQDFDSTHMLFFAGSGGYKTTSNVVPTALRYTGPLICLDPSTEVAPMVVEHRTRVLKREVMVLDPTNPIMGFNVLDGIQTSKHKEEDIVGIAHMLLSESVRFESSTGSYFQSQAHNLLTGLLAHVMLSPEYAGRRNLRSLRQIVSEPEPSVLAMLRDIQENSGSAFIRETLGVFTNMTEQTFSGVYSTASKDTQWLSLDSYAALVCGNAFRSSDIVSGRRDVFLNIPASILRFYPGIARVIIGALINAMVQADGAFTRRTLFMLDEVDLLGYMRVLEEARDRGRKYGISMMLMYQSVGQLERHFGKDGATSWIDGCAFASYAAIKALDTARNVSTQCGEMTVEVKGSSRNIGLDTKNSASRKSESVNFQRRPLIMPHEITQSMRKDEQIIIVQGYSPIRCGRAIYFRRKDMDASANANRFVKLQP, encoded by the coding sequence ATGGCACTGAAGCGAAAAACGCATCCAAGCCTGTTGCTTATCCTCGTGCCGATCACCGTCACCGCAATCACGGTTTACATCGCCGATTGGCGGTGGATGGGACTGGCCGTCGGCATGTCGGGCAAAACGGAGTACTGGTTCCTGCGCACTGCTCCCATGCCCGCGCTCTTGTTCGGACCACTCGCCGGGCTCTTGACCGTTTGGGCCTTGCCTCTGCATCATCGGCGGCCAATCGCCATGACAAGCCTGTTGTGCTTTTTAGGGGTGGCTGGCTTCTATGGACTGAGAGAATATGGACGCCTCGCTCCACCCGTTGAGCGCGGTATGGTCACATGGGACAACGCCCTCTTCTATCTCGACATGATTGTCGTGATCGGGGCGTTATGCGGCTTCATGGCCGTAGCCGTCGCGGCCCGTATCTCTACCGTCGTGCCCGAGCAGATCAAACGGGCGCGGCGCGCGACCTTCGGCGACGCGGACTGGCTTTCGATGTTGGCGGCGGGAAAATTGTTTCCACCAAATGGTGAGATTGTCGTCGGCGAGCGCTATCGCGTCGACAAGGAAATCGTCCATGAGTTGCCCTTCGATCCGAATGATAGCTCGACTTGGGGCCAAGGCGGCAAGGCTCCACTGCTCACCTACGGGCAGGATTTCGATTCCACCCATATGCTCTTCTTTGCCGGATCGGGTGGCTACAAAACCACCAGCAACGTCGTGCCAACGGCGCTGCGCTATACCGGGCCGCTGATTTGCCTCGACCCATCCACGGAGGTCGCGCCGATGGTCGTCGAACACCGCACGCGCGTTTTGAAGCGAGAGGTGATGGTACTCGATCCGACCAACCCGATCATGGGCTTCAACGTACTCGACGGAATCCAAACGTCGAAACATAAGGAGGAGGATATTGTCGGGATCGCCCACATGCTTCTCTCGGAGAGCGTGCGCTTCGAAAGCTCGACCGGCTCATACTTCCAGAGCCAGGCGCACAATCTTCTAACCGGACTGCTCGCACACGTCATGCTGTCGCCAGAATACGCAGGAAGGCGAAACCTGCGCAGCCTGCGCCAGATCGTGTCCGAGCCCGAGCCGTCGGTGCTGGCGATGCTGCGCGACATTCAGGAGAATTCGGGGTCGGCCTTCATCCGCGAAACGCTCGGCGTCTTCACCAACATGACCGAGCAAACCTTCTCCGGCGTCTATTCGACGGCGTCGAAGGACACGCAATGGCTGTCACTCGACAGCTATGCCGCTCTCGTCTGCGGCAATGCTTTCAGATCCAGCGATATCGTCAGCGGACGAAGGGATGTGTTTTTGAATATTCCGGCCTCGATCCTGCGGTTCTATCCCGGCATCGCCCGGGTCATCATAGGCGCGCTGATCAATGCGATGGTTCAAGCGGACGGCGCATTCACTCGCCGGACGCTGTTCATGCTCGATGAGGTCGATCTGCTCGGCTACATGCGCGTTCTGGAGGAGGCGCGCGATCGCGGCCGCAAGTATGGGATCTCAATGATGTTGATGTACCAGTCGGTCGGTCAGTTGGAGCGGCACTTCGGGAAAGATGGTGCAACATCGTGGATCGACGGGTGCGCCTTCGCCTCCTATGCGGCAATCAAGGCGCTCGACACCGCCCGAAACGTCTCGACGCAATGCGGCGAGATGACGGTGGAGGTGAAGGGAAGCTCTCGCAACATCGGCTTGGATACAAAGAACAGCGCATCGCGGAAGTCGGAGAGCGTCAATTTCCAGCGGCGGCCACTGATCATGCCGCATGAGATCACCCAATCGATGCGCAAGGATGAGCAGATCATCATCGTGCAGGGGTACAGCCCGATCCGCTGCGGGCGGGCGATCTACTTCCGGCGGAAAGACATGGATGCGTCAGCGAACGCCAATCGGTTTGTCAAACTCCAACCGTGA